A genomic window from Salvia hispanica cultivar TCC Black 2014 chromosome 5, UniMelb_Shisp_WGS_1.0, whole genome shotgun sequence includes:
- the LOC125190453 gene encoding uncharacterized protein LOC125190453 isoform X1 yields the protein MDASPSNKLLFILLLSLFSSGPFLASAKRIHKLIQTTQHDTMNPPFTASPVTNPVTTPVTNPVTTPAAGTYPPVDSSTPPLVTIPSANPATGTPIPPATDPTLNPPFPATPTFPPGGGQPAVQAGGGAGGQSWCVARGGVPESVLQVALDYACGIGGADCSAIQDGAACSSPTTLENHASYAFNAYYQKNPAPTSCDFGGAATLTNANPSNYFHFTQYLLIKSGQILVSLIKLVITILNHGDLDNGESNTYLKK from the exons ATGGATGCATCACCTTCAAACAAGCTCCTTTTCATCTTActcctttctctcttctcATCAG GGCCATTCCTAGCAAGTGCAAAAAGGATACACAAGTTGATCCAAACAACTCAACATGACACCATGAATCCTCCTTTCACAGCCTCTCCGGTAACTAATCCAGTGACCACCCCAGTAACCAATCCGGTCACCACACCAGCCGCCGGAACCTACCCACCGGTCGACAGTTCGACGCCGCCACTAGTCACCATTCCTTCCGCCAATCCAGCCACCGGCACACCCATTCCGCCCGCCACAGACCCCACACTCAACCCCCCATTTCCAGCCACCCCCACCTTCCCGCCCGGAGGCGGCCAACCAGCAGTCCAAGCAGGCGGCGGTGCGGGGGGGCAGAGCTGGTGCGTGGCGCGGGGAGGGGTGCCTGAGTCTGTTCTGCAGGTAGCACTTGATTATGCATGTGGGATTGGAGGGGCGGATTGCTCCGCTATTCAGGACGGCGCCGCCTGCTCTAGTCCAACCACTTTGGAGAATCACGCATCCTATGCATTCAACGCCTATTATCAGAAGAATCCTGCTCCAACTAGCTGTGATTTCGGTGGAGCTGCCACTCTCACCAATGCCAATCCAAGTAATTACTTTCACTTCACTCAATATCTACTCATCAAATCTGGTCAAATTCTAGTCAGTCTTATAAAACTTGTAATCACAATATTAAATCACGGAGATTTAGAtaatggagagagtaatacTTATCTTAAAAAATAG
- the LOC125188653 gene encoding probable receptor-like protein kinase At2g42960 isoform X2 — protein sequence MMASDLNAQLLKSAGVFHLKIWEVIGIIVGLFIVIILLLLTFYLSSQKKLRRDQEKYPTSQIPIVSKEIKEIRMEQVSTEGFAPQDGVHLTIHDRSSDRESDNALVHPGIPKFKNGDNSSLLGSFHHIDRDYCGSQSGDEWSSGTFGGYRPSSSNPITGPSPLSGLPEFSQLGWGHWFTLRDLELATNRFSKENVIGEGGYGVVYQGQLINGTPVAVKKLFNNLGQAEKEFTVEVEAIGHVRHKNLVRLLGYCIEGTHRLLVYEYVNNGNLEQWLHGAMRHHGYLTWEARTKVLLGTAKALAYLHEAIEPKVVHRDIKSSNILIDEEFNAKVSDFGLAKLLGAGKSHITTRVMGTFGYVAPEYANTGLLNEKSDVYSFGVLLLEAITGREPVDYGRPAAEVNLVDWLKIMVGSRRSEEVVDPNIDTRPSTRALKRTLLTALRCVDPDSDKRPRMSQVVRMLESEEYPIQRGVGSKA from the exons ATGATGGCTTCTGATCTCAATGCTCAACTCTTGAAAAGTGCTGGCGTTTTTCATCTCAAGATCTGGGAAGTTATTGGAATAATAGTTGGGCTATTTATTGTGATCATCCTCctgctgttgacattttatctAAGTTCGCAAAAGAAATTGAGAAGGGATCAAGAAAAGTATCCCACTAGCCAAATACCTATTGTTTCAAAGGAAATAAAAGAGATCCGGATGGAGCAAGTCTCGACTGAGGGATTTGCTCCACAAGACGGGGTTCATCTCACTATTCATGACAGGTCAAGTGATAGAGAATCAGACAATGCGTTGGTCCATCCGGGGATAcctaaattcaaaaatggagaTAACAGCAGCCTGTTGGGCTCGTTCCACCACATCGACAGAGATTATTGTGGATCACAATCAGGAGATGAATGGAGTTCAGGAACATTTGGTGGATATAGACCTTCTTCATCAAATCCAATTACTGGTCCTTCTCCTTTAAGTGGTCTGCCCGAATTTTCTCAGCTCGGTTGGGGCCATTGGTTTACTTTACGAGACCTTGAGCTGGCGACGAACAGGTTCTCGAAGGAGAATGTTATTGGAGAGGGTGGATATGGAGTTGTTTACCAAGGACAGCTTATCAATGGAACTCCTGTGGCTGTTAAGAAGCTCTTTAACAACCT AGGTCAAGCTGAAAAAGAGTTTACAGTGGAAGTAGAGGCTATTGGCCATGTGCGGCACAAGAATTTGGTCCGACTTCTGGGATACTGTATTGAAGGAACTCATAG ACTGCTGGTGTATGAGTATGTCAACAATGGAAATTTAGAACAATGGCTTCATGGTGCAATGCGTCATCATGGATATCTTACTTGGGAGGCTAGAACGAAGGTTCTTCTTGGCACAGCAAAAGC ACTTGCCTATCTGCACGAGGCAATTGAGCCGAAGGTGGTTCATAGAGATATAAAGTCGAGCAATATACTGATTGACGAAGAGTTCAATGCTAAGGTCTCTGATTTTGGTTTGGCTAAGCTGCTTGGTGCGGGGAAAAGTCACATTACGACTCGAGTCATGGGCACCTTTGG ATATGTGGCTCCCGAATATGCAAATACTGGCcttttaaatgaaaagagtGATGTTTATAGCTTTGGGGTATTGCTGTTAGAAGCAATCACAGGACGGGAACCAGTAGACTATGGTCGTCCAGCTGCAGAG GTTAATCTGGTTGACTGGCTGAAAATTATGGTCGGAAGTAGGCGCTCGGAAGAAGTGGTTGATCCAAATATTGACACGAGGCCGTCAACTAGAGCCCTCAAAAGGACTCTTTTGACTGCTTTGAGATGCGTAGATCCAGATTCAGACAAGAGGCCCAGGATGAGCCAAGTTGTCCGGATGCTTGAATCAGAAGAATATCCCATACAAAGAGGGGTCG GATCGAAGGCATAG
- the LOC125188653 gene encoding probable receptor-like protein kinase At5g18500 isoform X1, which yields MMASDLNAQLLKSAGVFHLKIWEVIGIIVGLFIVIILLLLTFYLSSQKKLRRDQEKYPTSQIPIVSKEIKEIRMEQVSTEGFAPQDGVHLTIHDRSSDRESDNALVHPGIPKFKNGDNSSLLGSFHHIDRDYCGSQSGDEWSSGTFGGYRPSSSNPITGPSPLSGLPEFSQLGWGHWFTLRDLELATNRFSKENVIGEGGYGVVYQGQLINGTPVAVKKLFNNLGQAEKEFTVEVEAIGHVRHKNLVRLLGYCIEGTHRLLVYEYVNNGNLEQWLHGAMRHHGYLTWEARTKVLLGTAKALAYLHEAIEPKVVHRDIKSSNILIDEEFNAKVSDFGLAKLLGAGKSHITTRVMGTFGYVAPEYANTGLLNEKSDVYSFGVLLLEAITGREPVDYGRPAAEVNLVDWLKIMVGSRRSEEVVDPNIDTRPSTRALKRTLLTALRCVDPDSDKRPRMSQVVRMLESEEYPIQRGDRRHRRTRASSIEIDFQRESYDTDKSDNQGLR from the exons ATGATGGCTTCTGATCTCAATGCTCAACTCTTGAAAAGTGCTGGCGTTTTTCATCTCAAGATCTGGGAAGTTATTGGAATAATAGTTGGGCTATTTATTGTGATCATCCTCctgctgttgacattttatctAAGTTCGCAAAAGAAATTGAGAAGGGATCAAGAAAAGTATCCCACTAGCCAAATACCTATTGTTTCAAAGGAAATAAAAGAGATCCGGATGGAGCAAGTCTCGACTGAGGGATTTGCTCCACAAGACGGGGTTCATCTCACTATTCATGACAGGTCAAGTGATAGAGAATCAGACAATGCGTTGGTCCATCCGGGGATAcctaaattcaaaaatggagaTAACAGCAGCCTGTTGGGCTCGTTCCACCACATCGACAGAGATTATTGTGGATCACAATCAGGAGATGAATGGAGTTCAGGAACATTTGGTGGATATAGACCTTCTTCATCAAATCCAATTACTGGTCCTTCTCCTTTAAGTGGTCTGCCCGAATTTTCTCAGCTCGGTTGGGGCCATTGGTTTACTTTACGAGACCTTGAGCTGGCGACGAACAGGTTCTCGAAGGAGAATGTTATTGGAGAGGGTGGATATGGAGTTGTTTACCAAGGACAGCTTATCAATGGAACTCCTGTGGCTGTTAAGAAGCTCTTTAACAACCT AGGTCAAGCTGAAAAAGAGTTTACAGTGGAAGTAGAGGCTATTGGCCATGTGCGGCACAAGAATTTGGTCCGACTTCTGGGATACTGTATTGAAGGAACTCATAG ACTGCTGGTGTATGAGTATGTCAACAATGGAAATTTAGAACAATGGCTTCATGGTGCAATGCGTCATCATGGATATCTTACTTGGGAGGCTAGAACGAAGGTTCTTCTTGGCACAGCAAAAGC ACTTGCCTATCTGCACGAGGCAATTGAGCCGAAGGTGGTTCATAGAGATATAAAGTCGAGCAATATACTGATTGACGAAGAGTTCAATGCTAAGGTCTCTGATTTTGGTTTGGCTAAGCTGCTTGGTGCGGGGAAAAGTCACATTACGACTCGAGTCATGGGCACCTTTGG ATATGTGGCTCCCGAATATGCAAATACTGGCcttttaaatgaaaagagtGATGTTTATAGCTTTGGGGTATTGCTGTTAGAAGCAATCACAGGACGGGAACCAGTAGACTATGGTCGTCCAGCTGCAGAG GTTAATCTGGTTGACTGGCTGAAAATTATGGTCGGAAGTAGGCGCTCGGAAGAAGTGGTTGATCCAAATATTGACACGAGGCCGTCAACTAGAGCCCTCAAAAGGACTCTTTTGACTGCTTTGAGATGCGTAGATCCAGATTCAGACAAGAGGCCCAGGATGAGCCAAGTTGTCCGGATGCTTGAATCAGAAGAATATCCCATACAAAGAGGG GATCGAAGGCATAGAAGGACCCGGGCAAGTAGCATTGAGATCGATTTCCAGAGGGAGAGCTACGACACTGATAAAAGCGACAATCAGGGCCTAAGGTGA
- the LOC125190453 gene encoding glucan endo-1,3-beta-glucosidase 12-like isoform X2, protein MDASPSNKLLFILLLSLFSSASPVTNPVTTPVTNPVTTPAAGTYPPVDSSTPPLVTIPSANPATGTPIPPATDPTLNPPFPATPTFPPGGGQPAVQAGGGAGGQSWCVARGGVPESVLQVALDYACGIGGADCSAIQDGAACSSPTTLENHASYAFNAYYQKNPAPTSCDFGGAATLTNANPSNYFHFTQYLLIKSGQILVSLIKLVITILNHGDLDNGESNTYLKK, encoded by the exons ATGGATGCATCACCTTCAAACAAGCTCCTTTTCATCTTActcctttctctcttctcATCAG CCTCTCCGGTAACTAATCCAGTGACCACCCCAGTAACCAATCCGGTCACCACACCAGCCGCCGGAACCTACCCACCGGTCGACAGTTCGACGCCGCCACTAGTCACCATTCCTTCCGCCAATCCAGCCACCGGCACACCCATTCCGCCCGCCACAGACCCCACACTCAACCCCCCATTTCCAGCCACCCCCACCTTCCCGCCCGGAGGCGGCCAACCAGCAGTCCAAGCAGGCGGCGGTGCGGGGGGGCAGAGCTGGTGCGTGGCGCGGGGAGGGGTGCCTGAGTCTGTTCTGCAGGTAGCACTTGATTATGCATGTGGGATTGGAGGGGCGGATTGCTCCGCTATTCAGGACGGCGCCGCCTGCTCTAGTCCAACCACTTTGGAGAATCACGCATCCTATGCATTCAACGCCTATTATCAGAAGAATCCTGCTCCAACTAGCTGTGATTTCGGTGGAGCTGCCACTCTCACCAATGCCAATCCAAGTAATTACTTTCACTTCACTCAATATCTACTCATCAAATCTGGTCAAATTCTAGTCAGTCTTATAAAACTTGTAATCACAATATTAAATCACGGAGATTTAGAtaatggagagagtaatacTTATCTTAAAAAATAG